GCCTGGCCGCCTGCCAGGCCTGCGGCGCCGAGTGCGAGCGCCACGCCGCGCACCACGAGCACTGCCGGGTGTGCGCGGAGGCGTGCCTGCGCTGCGAGGCCGCCTGCCAGCAGCTGCTCGACGCCCTGCCGGTCGCGTCGCGCGCCCGGGGCGACTACGTTCCCTGAAGGGCCGGCGGCGCACATCGCGCGTCGGGCTCCAGCGCGGGGCGGCCGGCCGTTCGTGGGCCTGGCCGCCCCGCGCCGTCTTGCTGATTGCAACTCCCGGAATGGCTCGTGCGGAGCGGGGCTTCGCCGACCGAATACAGCCGCGCCACGTCGCGGCGAGGTGACCCGTGACCGACCCCATGTCCGACGACATGTCCGACCGTACGCCCGAGCCCGTGACGCTGGCGAGCCTGCAGGCCGCCGAGGCCGCGGCCGAGGAGAACGCGGCGATGACCGCGCCCGAGATCGACGACGGCGGCTTCCGCGCCCTCGGCCTCCACCCGTCCATCCTCGACGCGCTGACCGCGCTGGGCTACGAGGAGCCGACGCCCATTCAGCAGGCGGCCATCCCGACGCTGCTCGCCGGCCGCGACCTGCTGGGCCAGGCGGCCACGGGCACCGGCAAGACGGCCGCGTTCGCGCTGCCGCTGCTGCACCGGCTGATGGCGCAGGGCGACCGCGGCATCGAGCGCCGCCGCGCCCCGGGCGCGCTGGTGCTGGTGCCGACGCGCGAGCTCGCGATGCAGGTCGCGGAGGCGATCCACAAGTACGGGAAGGGCTTCGGCGCGCGCGTGCTGGCCGTCTACGGCGGCACGCCGATGGAGCAGCAGCTGCGCGCGCTGTCGCGCGGCGTCGACGTGGTGGTGGGCACGCCGGGCCGCCTGCTCGACCACATCAACCGCCGCTCGCTCGACCTGTCGCACGTCGTGACGGCGGTGCTCGACGAGGCCGACGAGATGCTCGACATGGGCTTCGCCGACGAGCTGGAGGCGATCCTCGAGAAGCTGCCGCCCGCGACGGAGGGGCGGCAGACGGCGCTGTTCAGCGCGACCATGCCGCCGCGCATCGCGGCCATCGGCGCGCGCCACCTGCACGAGCCGGAGCGCGTGTCCATCGCGCGCGAGCGCGTCGCGCCGGGCGCCGCGCCACGCGTGCGCCAGATCGCGTACGTCGTGAACCGCCAGCACAAGCTGGCGGCGCTCGGCCGCGTGCTCGACATGGAGGCGCCGACGTCGGCGATCGTCTTCTGCCGCACGCGCGGCGAGGTGGACGAGCTCACGGAGTCGCTGGCCGGCCGCGGCTATCGCGCCGAGGCGCTGCACGGCGGCCTGTCGCAGGATCAGCGCGACCGCGTGATGCGCCGCTTCCGCGAGGGGAACACGGAGCTGCTGATCGCCACCGACGTGGCGGCGCGCGGCCTCGACGTCGAGCACCTGTCGCACGTCGTGAACTACGACCTGCCGAACTCGCCCGACGTCTACACGCACCGCATCGGCCGCACGGGGCGCGCGGGGCGCGAGGGCGTGGCGATCACGCTCGCGCAGCCGCGCGAGCACCGCCTGCTGCGCAACATCGAGGAGCTCACGGGCCAGCCGATCCGCGTCGAGGCGGTGCCGTCGGTCGTGGACCTGCGCACGCGCCGCCTGGAGCTGCTGCGCGCGTCGCTGCGCGAGGCGATCGTCGCCGACGGCTTCGACCAGTACCGCGCGGTCGTCGAGTCGCTGGCCGAGGAGTTCGACATCATGGACGTCGCGATGGCGGCCGTGCAGCTCGCGCACGCGGCCGAGGGCGGCACGGCGGAGGAGGAGGACGCGGAGGAGATCCCGTCGCTCAGCTTCCCGTCGGGGCGCGGCGGTCCGCGCGATGCGCGCGGCCGCGACGGCCGCGGCCCGCGGCAGGACCGCTTCGGCGGGCGCGATCGCGGCGACCGTGGGGACCGGTTCGAGCGCGGCGAGCGTCCGGCGCGCGGCGATCGTCCGGAGCGTCCCGAGCGCGCGCCGCGCGGCGACTTCGCGCGCGAGCGGAGCTTCGAGCGTCCGATGCGCGAGACGCGCGAGCCGCGCGATCGCGGCGGCTTCGAGCGGCCGTCGGAGCGCGGTGGCTTCGCGCCGCGCGAGGACCGCGGCTACGTGCGCGAGCGTGGCCCGCAGCGCGGCTTCGACGATGCGCGCGGCCCGCGGGCGCGTGACGGGCGCGAGCTGCGCGATCCGCGCGACCGCGATCCGCGCGACCGCGACGCGCGCGGCCCGCGTCGTGGCGGTGGCGGCGACACGGCGCGCGTCTTCGTGGGCCTCGGCAAGCAGGCGGGCCTGCGGCCGGCGGACCTCGTGGGCGCGATCGCCAACGAGGCGGGCGTGGACGCGCGCGAGATCGGCGCGATCGACATCGCCGACCGCTTCGCGCTGGTCGAGGTGCCGGGCAACGCGGCGGACCGCGTCGTGCGCGCGCTGCGCGACACGACCATCCGCGGCCGCAAGGTGGACGCGCGGCGCGACCGCGACGAGTCGTGACCACGGCGCGTGGCGTCGTCGCGGGCGTCGTGCTGACGCTCGCGGCGGCCTGCGCGCGGCCGCGGCAGCCCACGCTCGCGCCCGACGACCCGCTCCTCGCCCCGCAGACGGCGGCGCTGGACGCGCGACCCGGCGACGTGCGCGTCGCGCACGACGTGCTGGTGCGGCAGCTCGCGCCCGGCGTCTGGATGCACGTCTCGCTCGGCGCCTTCTCGGGACCGAGCGGGCGTACGTGGTATCCGTCGAACGGGCTGCTGCTCGACGCGCCCGACGGCGGGATGGTGCTGATCGACACGGGGTGGAACGACGCGCAGACGGTGGCGCTGCTCGACTGGGCCGAGCGGCGGCACCGGCGGCCGGTGCGGCGCGCGGTCATCACGCACGCGCACGAGGACCGGCTGGGCGGGCTGAGCGCGCTGCGCGTGCGCGGCGTGCCCGCGGTGTCGCTGGCGCTCACCGCGGCGCTCGCGCGCGCCGGCGGCGCGGCCCCGCCCGACAGCATCCCGGGTCTCGCCGCCGCGCCGCAGCGCGATCCGGCGGGCTTCGAGCTGCGCTTCCCGGGCGCGGGCCACGCGCCGGACAACATCGTGGTCTACGTGCCCGCGGCGCGGCTGCTGTTCGGCGGCTGCCTCGTGAAGCCCGACACCGCGACGACCGTCGGCAACATCGCGGACGCCGACGTCGCGAACTGGCCGCGCGCGGTGGCCGCCGTGCGCACCGCGTATCCCGACGCGCGCCTCGTCGTGCCGGGCCACGGCGCGGTGGGCGGCCCGTCGGCGCTGACGTGGACGGAGCGGCTGATCGCCGAGCAGGGGACGGCGGCGGCGGAGCGGCTGCGCAGACCGTAGAGGCGGCGGGTCACGCGGCTGCGTGCTGCGTGCTTCGTGCTGCGTGTACGGCCGCTCGGGACACGGTACCGCGCCGGACCCGAACGGCGACCGGCATTGCAAGGATGAAGATCTGACAAGATCTGATAAGAGCGGATGGCTCCGTGTGGCGGCGAGGGATCGCGCACCACGCGGAGCCATCCGTCGTCATCCGATCTTCTCGGACTTTCATCCTTGCTGCTCTTGCCGTTCGGGTCCGGCGCGTGGATGCAGGCCACACAGCACGCAGCGTCAGGTCGCCTCCCGCAGCGTGATCGTGAACGTGCTCCCCACGCCGACGCGGCTCTCCACGGTCAGGTCGCCACCCATCCCGCGCGCGAGGTCGCGGCTGATCGCGAGGCCGAGCCCCGTGCCGGCGTCCGGCGTCGCGAAGCTGCGCCCCACCTGCACGAAGGGCTCGAAGATCGCGTCGAGCCGGTCCGGCGGGATGCCGCGGCCCGTGTCGCGCACCGACACGCGCACCATCCCGTCGGCCGCGGCGCACGCCATCGACACGCGGCCGCTCGGGTCCGTGAACTTGATCGCGTTCGAGACGAGGTTGAGCAGCACCTGCCGCAGCTTCTCGCGGTCGGCCGTCGCCGTCAGCGTCGCGCAGGCCGCGACGTCGACCGGAGTCAGCTCGAGCCCCTTCGCGTGCGCCTGTCCCGCCATCAGCGCCTCCACCTCGCGCAGCGCGTCGGCCAGCCGCACCGGCTCGAGGTCGTACTGCACGCGCCCCGCCTCCAGCTTCGCGTAGTTCAGCACCGCGTTGATGAGCCCCAGCAGGTGCTGCTGGCTGCTCTGGATGCGGGCGAGCGCGTCGCGCTGCGCGGGGAGGATGGGACCGTGCACGCCCAGCTCCAGCAGCTGCGCGTAGCCGCCGATCGCGTTCAGCGGCGTGCGCAGCTCGTGCGACATCATCGCCAGGAAGTCGCTCTTCGCCGCGTTCGCCTCCTCGGCCTGCGCGCGCAGCGCGTCGGCGCTGCGCCGCGCCTGCACCAGCTCCGTGACGTCCGTCGCCACCACCGCGATCGCGCTCACCGCGCCCGTCGCGTCGCGCACCGGCTGGTAGACGAAGCTGAACACCGCCTCGTGCATCGTGCCGTCGCCGTCGCGATCGACCAGCAGCGGGAACTCCGACGCGACGTGCGGCCGTCCCGTCGCGTACACCGTGTCGAGCAGCTCGAACACGCCCTGGCCCGCCAGCTCCGGGAGCGCGTCGCGGATGGCGTGGCCGCGGAGCTCGCGGCCGGGGAGGAAGCGCTGGTACAGCGGGTTCACGAGCCCGTAGACGTGCGACGGGCCCTCCAGCACGCACACCGCCACCGGCGCCTGCTCGAACACCTCCCGCATGCGCGACTCCGCGCGCTCCGCCGCCGTGCGCGCCTCGTTGGTCGCCTGCTCGGCGCGGATGCGCGCGGTCGTCTCCGAGACCACGTTCAGGAACGCGACCACCGCGCCCGACTCGTCGCGGACGGGGCTCAGCGCGTAGGTGAACCACGCCTCGTCCTCCGCGTCGCCGCGCGCCATGACGAAGCGCTGGTCCTCGAAGTGGTACGCGGGCCCGCCCGCCCGGATCGCCGCGAACATCGGCGCGATGTCCTCCCAGATCTCGGCCCACACCTGCGCGCCCGGTTGCCCCAGCGCCTCCGGATGCTTGGCGCCGAGCACCCGGCGGTAGCCGTCGTTGTAGATCAGGACCATCGCGTCGCCGCACCACAGGTTGATCGGGAACGGGCACTCGAGCGCCATGCGGACGGCCGCGCGCAGCGCGTGCGGCCAGCCCTCCACGGGCCCGAGCGGCGTGCGCGACCAGTCGAGCGCGCGGCAGCGGGCGGCCATGTCGCTGTCGCCGGGAAAGGCGGCGCGCAGGGCGGCGTCGGGGACGGGGGCGGGGACGGGAGCGGGGGCGGCGCGCAGGGTCATCGGTCCGGTGGACGGTCGTCACTCCACGATATCGGGAAGCTCGGCCCCCGCGCAGGTGCGGCGAGCGCGACTGGGGTATGCTTCTGGCAAGCACGCCCGGGAATGGATCTCGTGGGTCCGGGCGCCCTGCTGAGCGGCGTCCGCGCCTCTCGCGCTCTCGCCCCCGCCCGGCTCGATGTCCCAGCCCCGCCTGATCGGTCCCGATGGCTCGCCGACCGGTGCCGTGCCTCCCGCGCACGGACCCGATTCGGGCTTCCGCGTCATGGCAGAGCTGATGCCGCAGCTGGTCTGGTCGACGACGCCCGACGGCTACCACGACTGGTTCAACGCCCGCTGGTACGACTATACCGGCATGCCGCGCCCCGAGGCGCCGGGCGGGGAGCACGAGGTCCCGCAGGGGTGGAGCTGGAAGGACTACCTGCACCCCGACGACGTCGAGCGCACGCAGGCCGCATGGATGCGCGCGCTGGCGACCGGCGATCCGTACGAGATCGAGTACCGCTTCCGCGAGGCGGCCACCGGCGCGTATCGGTGGTTCCTCGGGCGCGCGATGCCGATGCGCGACGACGAGGGCCGCATCGTCCGCTGGTTCGGCACCTGCACCGACATCGACGACGCGAAGCAGGGCGAGCTCGCGCTCGGCGTGCTGGCGGATGCGGGCGTCGCGATGGCCGCCGCGCCCGACGCCGACGCGGCCCTCGCGGCGCTGGCGCGCGTCGTGGTGCCGCGCCTCGCCGACTGGTGCGCGATCGACCTCGTCGACGCCGCGCACCCGGAGCGTCCGCGCGGCCGGCGCGTGGCCGTCGCGCACGTCGATCCCGCGAAGGTCGCGCTCGCGCACGAGCTGGCGGAGCGCTATCCGCCCGCGGAGTCCGACGCCGCCAGCGGCGTGCCGTACGTGCTGCGCACCGGCGCGCCGCAGCTCATTCCCGAGATCCCCGAGGCGATGCTCGCCGCCGGCGCGCGCGACGCCGAGCATCTGCGGCTGATCCGCGCGCTCGGCCTGTCGTCGGCGATCGTCGTGCCGATCCTCGGCGCGGGGCGCACGCTGGGCGCGATCTCGCTCGTGTCGGCGGAGGGCGGCCGCCGCTTCGGCCCGCGCGACCTCGCGCACGCCGAGGAGCTGGCGCGCCACGCGGCGGTCGCGCTGGAGCGCGCGCACCTGCTCGCGGCGCTCGACGCGGATCGCGCGCGGCTGGCCGAGCAGGCGCGGGAGCTGGCGGCGCAGAACGAGGCGCTGCAGCAGCAGGCCGTCGAGCTCGAGATGCAGGCCGCGCAGCTGCAGGAGCAGGCCGCGGAGCTGGAGGCGCAGGCGGAGGACCTGCAGGTGTCGAACGCCGCGCTGAGCGCGAGCGAGGCGCGCTTCCGGTCGCTCTTCCAGAGCATGACGCAGGGCGTGATGTACCAGGACGCGGAGGGGCGCATCACCGACGCGAACCCCGCCGCCGAACGGCTGCTCGGCCTCTCGCTCGCGCAGCTCACGGCCCGCACGAGCGCCGACCCGACGTGGCGCGCGACCGACGCGAGCGGCGCGCCCATCGCGCACGACATGCTGCCGTCGCGCCGCGCGATGCGCACGGGCGAGGTCGTGCGCGGCGTGCGCATGTCGGTCTACAACGCGACGCTGGGCGAGCCGCGCTGGCTGTCGGTGGACGCGGTGCCCGAGCGGCGCGACGGCGAGGAGACGCCGTTCCGCGTCTACCTGCTGTTCAGCGACGTCACGGAGCAGGTGCGGAGCGAGACCATGCGCGAGCAGCTCGCCACCTCGGAGCGCGCGGCGCGCGAGCAGGTGACGCGCGTGTTCGAGCACGCGCCGGTCGCGATCAGCGTCACGCGCGGGCCGACGCACGTGTACGAGCTGGCCAACGCGACGCTGCGCCGGCTGGTCGGCGGCCGCGACCTCGTCGGCCGTACGGTGCGCGAGGCGCTCGGCGACGTGGATCCGGTGCTGCTCGACGCGCAGGACCGCGTGTTCGCCACCGGCGAGCCGTACCTCGGCACCGAGATCCCGATGGCGTTCGGGCGCGACGCGGCGGGCGCGGAGCGGTGGTTCAACCTCGTCCACCAGCCGCTGCGCGACGCGACGGGTGCGGTGAGCGGCGTCGTCACCGTCGCCACCGAGGTCACCGACCAGGTGCTGGCGCGCCGCGCGATCGAGCGCGCGCGCGAGAGCGCCGAGGAGGCGAACACCGCGAAGAGCCAGTTCCTGCGCACCGTGTCGCACGAGCTGCGCACGCCGCTGAACGCGATCTCCGGCTACGCGGACCTCGTGCTGATGGAGCTGCGCGGCCCCGTGAGCGAGGAGCAGCGTGCGGACCTGGAGCGCATCAAGCGCGCGAGCCAGCACCTGCTGGGCCTCATCAACGACATCCTGTCGTTCGCGAAGCTGGAGGCGGGGCAGGTGGAGCTGGAGCTCGGCGACGTCACGCTGGCGCACACGCTGCACGAGGTCGAGGCGCTGGTGGGCCCGCAGCTCGCGGCCAAGTCGCTGCGCTACGACTCCGAGCCGTGCGCGCCGGGGCTGGCGGTGCGCGCGGACGCGGAGCGGCTGCGGCAGATCCTGCTCAACCTGCTGGGCAACGCGATCAAGTTCACGCCCGAGGGCGGGCGCATCACGGTGGCGTGCGACGGCGACGAGGCGCGCGTGGCGATCCGTGTGCGCGACACCGGCGTGGGCATCCCACCCGACGCGCTGGAGCGCATCTTCGATCCGTTCGTGCAGGTGGGCCGCGACCTGCGCGCGCCGAGCGACGGCGTGGGGCTGGGGCTGGCGATCAGCCGCGACCTGGCGCGGCGCATGGGCGGCGACCTGACCGCGAGCAGCGTCGTGGGCGAGGGGTCGACGTTCACGCTGCTGCTGCCGCGCGCGGGGTGAGCCGGCCCGCACCCTCACGCCGGACCGGACCCGAACGGCAACGGCAGCAAGGATGGAGATCTGAGAAGATCTGATAGGAGAGCGGATGGCTCCGCGTGGTGGCGAGGAACGTCGCCCGACGCGGAGCCATCCGTCGTTATCCGAACTTTTTCCGATCTTCATCCTCGCAATGCCGTTCGGGTCCGGCGCGCCGTACGACGCGCTGCGGCGCCCGGCCGCGGACTTCCGCCCCCGTGCGTCGCGCCACAACGTCCCGGGCGCGCCCGTCGTAGTCCGACGTCCCCCTCCGCGACCCGCCACCGAGGTTCCGCATGTCTCCCTCCCGCCTCTCCCGCCGGCGCGTCGCCGGCGCGCTGCTCACGCTCGGCGCCAGCGTGGCCACGGGCGCCGGCGCGCAGCCGGCCGCGCCAGCGTTCACGATGGCGCAGCTCAAGGGCTACCCGTTCCCGACCGAGCTCGCCGCCGCCGCGACCGGCAGCCGCATCGCCTGGGCGTTCGACGAGCAGGGGAAGCGCAACGTGTGGGTGGCCGAGGGGCCGCGCTTCGCGGCGCGCCAGCTCACGCGCTTCACGGAGGACGACGGCCAGGAGCTGACGAGCGTCGCGCTCTCGTCCGACGGGCGGTGGGTCGTGTTCGTGCGCGGCGGCGAGCACTCGGGCAACTGGGACGATCTCGTCCCCGTGAACCCGACCTCGAGCCCCGCGGGCGCGAAGCTGCAGCTGATGGTCGCGCCGTTCGATGGCAGCGGAGCTCCTCGCGTGGTGGCAGAGGGCGGCGACGAGCCGTCGCTCTCGCCCGACGGACAGCGGGTCGCGTTCGTGAAGGACCGCGCCGTGTGGGTCGCATCGCTCGACGGCGCGACGCCGGCGCGCAAGCTCATCACCGCGCGCGGCGAGGCGTCGGACCCGCGCTGGTCGCCCGACGGGCGGCAGCTCGCGTTCGTGTCGGGGCGCGGCGACCACGCGTTCGTGGGCGTGTGGAGCGGCGACTCGACGCCGGTGCGCTGGGTCGCGCCGTCCACGTCGCGCGACGGCTCGCCGCGCTGGTCGCCGGACGGCCGCCGCATCGCGTTCGTGCGGCGGCCCGGCAGCGGCGGCGCGCCCGACTCGATCCTCGTCGCGCGCCACCAGCCCTGGGGCATCTGGACCACCGACGTCGCGACGTGCCTGTCGTCCCCCACCGCCGACCAGGGCTGCCCAGCGCGCCGCCTCTGGCAGGCGCCCGCGACGCTCGCCGGCTCGCCGCCGTCGACGCACGGCGGCACCAACCTGCACTGGACGAAGGCCGGCCGCATCGCGTTCGCGTCGTACGAGGACAACTGGCCGCACCTCTACAGCCTGCCCGAGGACGGGCTGGCCGCGGGGCAGAAGCCGACGCTGCTGACGCCGGGCGGCTACATGGTGGAGCACGTGTCGCTCGCGCCCGACGGGCGCGCGCTGCTCGCCTCCGCGAACACGGGCCCGAACGCCCTCGACCTCGACCGGCGCCACGTGCTGTACGTGCCCGTGGGCGGCGGCGCGGCGCGCGTGCTGACGCCGGGCACCGGGATCGAGACGCAGCCTGTCGTCACCGGCGACGGCCGCCACGTCGCGTACATCAGCGCGACGCCGCAGCGGCCGCCGCTGCCGACCGTGCAGCCCATCGCCGACGGCGCGACGGCGGGACAGCCGCAGCTCCTCGCGGCGGACCGCATCCCGTCCGACTTCCCCGCGGCGAAGCTCGTGACGCCGACGCAGGTCGTCTACGACGCGCCCGACGGCGTGAAGGTGCACGCGCAGCTCTTCACGCCGACGACGCCGGCCGCCGCGGGAGAGAAGCGCCCCGCCGTCATCTTCGTCCACGGCGGCCCGCCGCGGCAGATGCTGCTCGGCTGGCACTACGGCGACTACTACGCGAACACGTACGCGGTCAACCAGTACCTCGCGAGCCGCGGCTTCGTCGTGCTGTCGGTGAACTACCGGCTGGGCATCGGCTACGGCTACGAGTTCCACCGGCCGAGCGGCACCGGCGCGCAGGGCGCGGGCGAGTACCAGGACGTGGTGGCGGCGGCGCGCTGGCTGCGCACGCGGCCCGACGTCGACGCGTCGCGCATCGGCATCTGGGGCGGCTCGTACGGCGGCTTCCTGACGGCGATGGCGCTCGCGCGCAACTCGGACCTGTTCGCCGCGGGCGTGGACGTGCACGGCGTGCACGACTGGACCACCGAGCGCGCGCGCGGGATGCTCGACCGCAACCGCTTCGAGACGCCGCCCGACATGCAGCGCGCGCTCGACGTCGCCTGGCAGTCGTCGCCGGTCGCGTCGATGGCGACGTGGAAGTCGCCGGTGCTGCTGATCCACGGCGACGACGACCGCAACGTGCGCTTCTCGCAGACGGTCGACCTCGCGCGGCGGCTGACGGCCGCGGGCGTGCCGTTCGAGGAGCTGGTGATCCCCGACGACACGCACCACTTCATGCGCCACGCGAACCTGGTGCGCGTGAACGAGGCGGTGACCGACTACCTGGAGCGCACGATCGGCCCGCGGCGCGCGGCGGCCCGTACCGCGACGCGCGGCGGCACGCAGCGCTGAGTGTCGCGCTGAGCTCGACGAACGCTCCCGCGGCGCGGCCGCGCGGGGCACGGCTCTTGTCCGGGGGAGGGGCGGCGTCCAGGACGCCGCCCTTTCACGTTCGGAACCGCCGCGCCCGGTCGCATCCCGCGCGGCGCCCCCATACAGGAGAAGTCCAGATGCTCCGATACGCACTCAGCCTCACCCTCGCCGCCACCGCGCTGGCCGCCTGCGGCCGCAGCGACAACGCCACCGCCGACAGCGTCGCCGACTCCGCGGCCGCGGTCGGCCCGTCGGTCGACTCGATGTCGAAGATGGACGACAGCGCGTACCTCAACGCGCAGCACCGGCTCGACAGCCTTAAGGCGGCCGGCGTGAGCCCGGCGCAGGGCATCGACAGCACCGCCGCGCGCGCCCGCGAGTCGCTGACGAACGACACCACGCGCGACACGATGTACTATCGCGGCGGGCGGAAGCCGTAACGGCTGCTGCGTGCTTCGTGCTGCGTGCTGCGTGAAGGGCCTCGGATGCCTCTCACGCAGCACGCAGCACGTCACACGCAGCATCACTCGGTGTGGATCGCCTCGATCGGCGCCAGCCGCGCCGCGCGCAGCGCCGGGTAGCAGCCGAACGCGAGCCCCACCAGCACCGCGGTGCCCAGCGAGACGAGCAGCGTGCCGGCGGTGGTCGCGGCGTAGACGCGGGCCTCCGTCTGCGCGCGCATGATCGCGGTCACGCCGTACGCGGCGCCCAGCCCCAGCGCGGTGCCGATCGCGCTGCCGGCCGCCGTGATCGTCACCGACTCCGCCAGGAACTGCAGCAGGATGTCGCGGCGCTTCGCGCCCACCGCCTTGCGCACGCCGATCTCGCGCGTCCGCTCGGCCACGCTCGCGAGCAGCACGTTCATGATGCCGATCCCGCCGACGATCAGCGTGATCCCGGTGATCGAGCCCATGAGCAGCTTGAACACGAGCATCCCCTGCCGCACCTGCTGCAGCCGCTCGCGCGCGCCGGCGCCGACGCGCCACTGCCGCTTCCACTGCGCGTCGCGCGACGCCAGCCACTTCTCCACGCGGCCGCGCATCGCCTCGACCGCCTCGGCGTTGCGCGCGGTCGCCACCAGCATCGCCTCCTGCGCCGGACCCTGACGCGTCGCGACCAGTGCCGGCTCGACGATGGCGAGCGGCGCGGTGAGCGCGAGGGCACCCGGGCGGATCGCCGACTCGCGCTCGCTCGTGGTCACCCCCACCACGCGCGCCCAGCGGCCGCCCAGCGGCACCGAGTCGCCGAGCGCGGCGGACACGCCCTTCGGGCCACGGCCCGAGTCGGCGAGGAGCGCGCGGGCGAGCGCCTCGTTCACGACGGCCACCGCCGTGCCGTCACGCGTCTCGGCCGGCGTCAGCCGACGGCCGGCGAGCAGCCCCTGGCCGAGCGTGTCGGGGGCCGAGAGCGCGACGCCCGTGACGGCGATGACGCGACGGCGGGCAGGGGAGCCGAGGTCGGCGAGGGTGATGCCGCGGCGGACCAGCGCGACCCGCTCGCCGTCGCCCAGCGCGCCGGCGAGCGCGGGCACGTCGGCGACGGCGAAGCGGCGCACGTCCGCGCGGGGCATCATCGTGCCGTCCACGCTGTCCTCGGTCACCGGGCGCACCTGCACCAGGTCGTAGCCCTCGCGGCTGACCATGTCGCGGGCGAAGCGCTCCACGCCGTCGCCGACCGCGAGGACCGAGACGAGGGCCGCCGCCCCGATGACGACGCCGAGCGTGGCGAGCAGGGCGCGGACCGGGTTGGCGCGGAGGGCGTCGGCGCCGGTGCGGAGGGCGGTGGCGTAGGCGGTGATGGGCATGGCGGGGAGTACGGGCGAGCGGGCGCGGGCGTTTCGACGACTACGGTCGCGCTCGCTCGTGACGCGCGATCCGGCGCATCGTCGGCCTTCGCGCGCGCCTGATGAGGACGTGCGCCCGACCGGCTAGATTGCCTGCCCGGTCTCCCTCGTGGCGCCTCGCCGCGCCCTCCACGCTCCACGTCGTTCGCAGCTGATGTCGGGTACCTCTCGCACCACGTTCCTCGGGTGGGCCGTCGGCGCCGCCCTTCTCGCCGCCTGTGCTCCCGAGACGGCGACGCCGGCGGGCGGCGCCGCCGCGGCCACGCCCGCGCCGGTCGACTCCGGCGTGCGGCCCGACACCGCGGCCGGCGAGGTCGGGGCGGTCGCATCGGCCACGAACGCGACGGCCGCCGCCGACTCGGCGCCCGTGACCGCGAGCGCGTCCGTCGCCGGCGACACGTCGCGCAAGATCACGGCGTCGCTGCTGCCGGGGCGCAAGAAGACCGACATGTCGTCGCTCATCGCCGCCATCCGCCAGGGCGAGAAGAAGATGGCGGCGTGGCCGAAGGGCCCGGCCGCCGGCCCCGGCGCGCTGCTGCCCGGCAATCGCATCGTCGCCTACTACGGCAACCCGCACTCGAAGAAGATGGGCGTCATCGGCGAGTATCCGGAGCAGCAGATGCTCGGGATGCTCGACCGGA
This is a stretch of genomic DNA from Roseisolibacter agri. It encodes these proteins:
- a CDS encoding ABC transporter permease, with protein sequence MPITAYATALRTGADALRANPVRALLATLGVVIGAAALVSVLAVGDGVERFARDMVSREGYDLVQVRPVTEDSVDGTMMPRADVRRFAVADVPALAGALGDGERVALVRRGITLADLGSPARRRVIAVTGVALSAPDTLGQGLLAGRRLTPAETRDGTAVAVVNEALARALLADSGRGPKGVSAALGDSVPLGGRWARVVGVTTSERESAIRPGALALTAPLAIVEPALVATRQGPAQEAMLVATARNAEAVEAMRGRVEKWLASRDAQWKRQWRVGAGARERLQQVRQGMLVFKLLMGSITGITLIVGGIGIMNVLLASVAERTREIGVRKAVGAKRRDILLQFLAESVTITAAGSAIGTALGLGAAYGVTAIMRAQTEARVYAATTAGTLLVSLGTAVLVGLAFGCYPALRAARLAPIEAIHTE
- a CDS encoding S9 family peptidase is translated as MSPSRLSRRRVAGALLTLGASVATGAGAQPAAPAFTMAQLKGYPFPTELAAAATGSRIAWAFDEQGKRNVWVAEGPRFAARQLTRFTEDDGQELTSVALSSDGRWVVFVRGGEHSGNWDDLVPVNPTSSPAGAKLQLMVAPFDGSGAPRVVAEGGDEPSLSPDGQRVAFVKDRAVWVASLDGATPARKLITARGEASDPRWSPDGRQLAFVSGRGDHAFVGVWSGDSTPVRWVAPSTSRDGSPRWSPDGRRIAFVRRPGSGGAPDSILVARHQPWGIWTTDVATCLSSPTADQGCPARRLWQAPATLAGSPPSTHGGTNLHWTKAGRIAFASYEDNWPHLYSLPEDGLAAGQKPTLLTPGGYMVEHVSLAPDGRALLASANTGPNALDLDRRHVLYVPVGGGAARVLTPGTGIETQPVVTGDGRHVAYISATPQRPPLPTVQPIADGATAGQPQLLAADRIPSDFPAAKLVTPTQVVYDAPDGVKVHAQLFTPTTPAAAGEKRPAVIFVHGGPPRQMLLGWHYGDYYANTYAVNQYLASRGFVVLSVNYRLGIGYGYEFHRPSGTGAQGAGEYQDVVAAARWLRTRPDVDASRIGIWGGSYGGFLTAMALARNSDLFAAGVDVHGVHDWTTERARGMLDRNRFETPPDMQRALDVAWQSSPVASMATWKSPVLLIHGDDDRNVRFSQTVDLARRLTAAGVPFEELVIPDDTHHFMRHANLVRVNEAVTDYLERTIGPRRAAARTATRGGTQR